A genomic window from Anthocerotibacter panamensis C109 includes:
- the dnaA gene encoding chromosomal replication initiator protein DnaA, whose amino-acid sequence MTAVLIDQLWQEILQHLRVRLNRPSMEAWIKQVSLVHQSDEELVIQANSPFYRDTIQKQYGKAIAEAAQAVTGRSWQITFTALDTAPIHRTLTVAPERMPRPQINSSASALNPKYVFDRFVVGSNNKMGHASCQAVAEMPGQHFNPLFLCGGVGLGKTHLMHAIGHYRLEADPHCRVCYVTTERFTNDLIEAINRNAMQSFRERYRKVDVLLVDDVQFLEGKEYTQEEFFHTFNVLYEDGKQVVLAADRPPNLLPGLQERLCSRFSMGLVADIQQPDLETRIAILQKKAEYENMDIPYEVMHYIASTYTSNIRELEGALIRAIAYVSISGLPLKVSTIRHILAPQPLVGEVTPEKIVEMVCEELSVSMEDIKSDSRKREISEARQIAMFLLRNYTDLSLPKIGNVLGGKDHTTVMYAAQKVTKTKHSDPQMARLLQRLGQRIVSESHY is encoded by the coding sequence GCAGGTATCCCTAGTACACCAGAGCGATGAGGAACTGGTCATCCAGGCTAACAGCCCTTTCTATCGCGACACCATCCAGAAACAGTATGGTAAGGCTATAGCTGAGGCCGCCCAAGCCGTGACGGGTCGCTCCTGGCAGATCACGTTTACTGCGCTCGACACAGCCCCGATCCACCGAACGCTCACGGTAGCTCCAGAACGTATGCCACGTCCCCAGATCAATTCCAGCGCGTCTGCCCTCAACCCCAAATATGTCTTTGACCGTTTTGTAGTCGGCTCAAACAACAAAATGGGCCATGCCTCCTGTCAGGCAGTAGCAGAGATGCCGGGGCAGCACTTCAATCCTCTTTTTCTGTGCGGCGGGGTAGGGTTGGGCAAGACCCACCTCATGCACGCCATCGGGCATTACCGTCTAGAGGCAGACCCCCACTGCCGGGTCTGCTACGTCACTACTGAGCGCTTCACCAATGACCTGATCGAGGCCATCAACCGCAACGCGATGCAGTCCTTCCGGGAGCGCTACCGTAAGGTGGATGTCCTGTTGGTGGACGATGTGCAATTCCTGGAGGGCAAAGAATATACCCAGGAAGAGTTTTTTCACACCTTCAATGTCCTCTATGAGGACGGCAAGCAGGTGGTCCTCGCTGCCGACCGCCCGCCCAACCTCCTGCCGGGGTTGCAGGAGCGCCTGTGTTCGCGCTTTTCGATGGGGTTGGTCGCCGATATCCAACAGCCTGACTTGGAGACGCGCATTGCCATCCTCCAAAAGAAGGCAGAATACGAAAACATGGATATCCCCTACGAGGTGATGCACTATATCGCCTCCACCTACACCTCCAATATCCGGGAATTGGAGGGGGCCTTAATCCGAGCTATCGCCTATGTTTCGATTTCGGGTCTGCCCCTCAAGGTCAGCACAATCCGCCATATTCTGGCTCCGCAACCCCTCGTCGGGGAGGTCACCCCCGAGAAAATCGTCGAAATGGTGTGTGAAGAGTTGAGCGTCAGTATGGAAGACATCAAGAGCGACTCGCGCAAACGTGAGATCTCCGAAGCCCGCCAAATCGCCATGTTTTTGTTGCGCAACTACACTGACTTGAGCCTGCCCAAAATTGGTAATGTCCTTGGCGGGAAAGACCACACCACGGTCATGTACGCCGCCCAAAAAGTGACCAAGACCAAGCACTCCGACCCACAGATGGCCCGCCTCTTACAACGTTTAGGCCAGCGCATTGTCTCCGAATCCCATTACTGA
- a CDS encoding S41 family peptidase — MEFTRRAVMAGLLGTMYALPALAQASSGRDLDELLQLFRKVSLGERGTGIYLNREKLDRGLIVAQDVTYKGENPQTVEYRFLRDLVKKEGTPKDRFYDPSEVQQLVSAPQPKIESRSLQGDRVYIKIPQLEGSIADQVAQALHRYSYSQGIVLDLRGSDGDDAQALADMSRVFEPKTPVFATLLNKNQSQPHTSTSRTLAQGMPLVMLVDARTRGAAEALAGGLQLSGRARVLGVKTSGDSLRTAIYELPSGAAVRLVMGRWQTEGSATLSPVTPDLEVTQDPITRAINFLATQPPRTLETTVFPDQGRIGKYKLGFDAGTGDLGVPGLVEAIGQSEKRPLRPANDLKIWYLGDYTVFTYRPQGSLFTFYADRIYSLGSSTLTEKGIALGSTYAQVIAVYGGPNENGYVERFPFPIGSRGDTPERYVVDYDALGVSFLFESGTNRVAGIGLFKPGS; from the coding sequence ATGGAATTCACACGGCGAGCGGTGATGGCAGGGCTTTTAGGGACGATGTATGCCCTCCCGGCTCTGGCCCAGGCATCCTCCGGGCGTGACCTGGACGAGCTACTCCAGCTCTTTCGCAAAGTATCGCTGGGCGAGCGCGGCACGGGCATCTACCTCAACCGTGAGAAGTTGGACCGGGGGCTTATCGTTGCCCAGGATGTGACCTACAAGGGTGAGAACCCCCAGACGGTCGAGTATCGCTTCTTGCGGGATCTGGTAAAAAAAGAGGGCACCCCCAAAGACCGTTTTTACGACCCCAGCGAAGTCCAGCAATTGGTCAGTGCCCCCCAGCCCAAAATTGAGAGCCGCTCGCTCCAGGGGGACCGCGTCTATATCAAGATCCCACAGTTGGAGGGGAGCATTGCTGACCAAGTGGCGCAGGCACTCCACCGCTATTCCTACAGCCAGGGGATCGTCCTCGACCTGCGGGGCAGTGATGGCGACGACGCGCAGGCATTGGCTGACATGAGCCGGGTTTTTGAGCCCAAGACGCCGGTCTTCGCCACACTCCTCAACAAAAACCAGTCTCAGCCCCACACTTCTACAAGCCGCACCCTAGCACAGGGGATGCCGCTGGTCATGCTGGTCGATGCTCGGACGCGGGGGGCTGCTGAGGCTTTGGCGGGGGGGCTGCAACTGTCGGGGCGCGCCAGGGTCCTCGGGGTCAAGACCAGCGGTGATAGCCTCAGGACTGCTATCTACGAGCTACCCTCTGGCGCGGCGGTACGGTTGGTGATGGGACGCTGGCAGACTGAGGGCAGTGCCACCTTAAGCCCGGTCACCCCCGACCTAGAAGTCACACAAGACCCCATCACCCGCGCCATCAACTTCCTGGCAACACAGCCCCCCCGGACGCTGGAGACAACGGTTTTTCCTGACCAGGGGCGTATCGGTAAGTATAAGCTGGGTTTTGATGCGGGGACGGGCGACCTGGGTGTTCCGGGATTGGTAGAAGCGATTGGTCAGAGCGAGAAGCGCCCACTGCGTCCCGCCAATGACCTCAAAATCTGGTACCTGGGCGACTACACGGTGTTTACCTACCGTCCTCAAGGGTCTTTGTTTACTTTTTATGCCGACCGTATCTACAGCTTGGGCTCCAGTACCCTGACCGAGAAGGGCATCGCGCTAGGGAGTACCTACGCGCAGGTTATTGCGGTCTATGGCGGACCCAACGAGAACGGCTACGTGGAGCGTTTCCCCTTCCCCATCGGTTCGCGGGGGGACACCCCCGAGCGCTATGTCGTGGACTATGATGCCCTAGGCGTCTCCTTCCTCTTCGAGAGCGGGACGAATCGGGTGGCTGGCATTGGGTTGTTCAAGCCAGGGAGTTGA
- a CDS encoding phosphomannose isomerase type II C-terminal cupin domain: MPESNLPDAVHKFYGSSTTLESGKRYRINRVVLEPGRRIMTQLHYHRSEHWIVVTGTIQVECDEQITLVHEGQSTFVPRCTKHRVENPGKVPAVVIEVQSGEYLDEEDVVRFPETGELPGSRSNP; the protein is encoded by the coding sequence ATGCCCGAGTCTAACCTGCCCGATGCAGTCCACAAGTTCTACGGCTCCAGCACCACCCTGGAGAGCGGCAAACGCTACCGTATCAACCGGGTCGTCCTCGAACCGGGACGACGCATTATGACCCAACTGCACTACCATCGTTCCGAGCATTGGATTGTGGTGACCGGTACGATCCAGGTAGAGTGTGATGAGCAGATTACACTGGTCCACGAAGGCCAATCCACTTTCGTCCCCCGCTGCACCAAGCATCGGGTCGAGAACCCCGGCAAAGTCCCCGCTGTCGTCATTGAGGTACAGTCCGGCGAATACCTGGACGAGGAAGATGTAGTACGCTTCCCGGAAACTGGTGAGCTTCCCGGCAGCCGTAGCAATCCTTAG
- a CDS encoding phosphomannose isomerase type II C-terminal cupin domain, with amino-acid sequence MHNSSIAPTTAVSRPWGTYQVLLDSERYQIKRIVVNQKQRLSYQQHYHRSEHWVVTSGTARVTLDDKTILLSEGESIFVPCCTKHRLENPGLVPLVVIEVQCGEYLGEDDIVRFSDDYARV; translated from the coding sequence ATGCACAATTCTTCTATAGCCCCCACCACCGCCGTCAGCCGACCCTGGGGAACCTATCAGGTTCTTCTTGATTCGGAGCGCTATCAGATCAAACGTATCGTTGTCAACCAGAAGCAGCGTCTGAGCTACCAGCAGCATTACCACCGCTCTGAGCACTGGGTAGTCACCTCCGGTACCGCTCGTGTCACCCTCGATGACAAGACCATCTTGCTCTCTGAGGGCGAGTCGATTTTTGTACCCTGCTGCACCAAGCACCGCCTGGAAAATCCAGGTCTGGTGCCTCTAGTAGTGATTGAAGTGCAATGTGGCGAATATTTAGGCGAAGATGATATTGTGCGCTTCTCTGATGACTATGCCCGAGTCTAA
- the cofG gene encoding 7,8-didemethyl-8-hydroxy-5-deazariboflavin synthase subunit CofG gives MKRPRPTVTYSPSFTLVPTYECFNRCTYCNFRQERGAPWLGIKEARALLEPLCGQGIIEILLLSGEVHPRDPRRGDWFQRLYDLAALALDLGFLPHTNAGILTYAEMQALKEVNSSMGLMLENLSERLAVHRLAPSKVPGLRLEQLVWAGQLQIAFTTGLLLGIGETHAERLLTLEAIAQVHREYGHIQEVILQPYRPGNRQGYPGTTLPQEELLELVAVSQQILGPDIALQVPPNLVQDLASLLQAGVSDLGGIGPVDVVNPDYDQPVRSVLQEQLSRAGWDLQIRLPVYPHLWSTVSPRVRTVLERYTTGVLSHF, from the coding sequence ATGAAGCGCCCTCGACCCACGGTTACCTATAGTCCTTCTTTTACCCTAGTGCCTACCTACGAGTGCTTCAACCGCTGTACCTACTGCAACTTTCGGCAGGAACGGGGGGCTCCCTGGTTGGGGATCAAAGAGGCACGGGCGCTCCTGGAACCGCTGTGCGGGCAAGGGATCATCGAGATTTTACTCTTGTCGGGGGAGGTCCATCCTCGGGACCCGCGTCGGGGGGATTGGTTTCAGCGGCTGTATGACTTGGCGGCGCTCGCTTTGGACTTGGGCTTCCTACCTCATACCAACGCGGGCATCCTGACTTATGCCGAGATGCAGGCGCTTAAAGAGGTCAACAGTTCGATGGGGCTGATGCTAGAAAATCTTTCGGAGCGGCTTGCGGTCCATCGCCTCGCCCCCAGCAAAGTCCCTGGGCTGCGGTTAGAACAGTTGGTCTGGGCGGGGCAGTTGCAGATTGCTTTCACTACCGGGCTGCTGTTGGGGATCGGGGAGACCCACGCCGAACGGCTCTTGACCCTAGAGGCAATCGCTCAAGTCCACCGGGAGTACGGTCATATCCAGGAAGTGATCCTACAACCCTACCGTCCAGGAAACCGCCAGGGCTATCCAGGAACAACCCTTCCTCAGGAAGAATTGCTCGAGCTAGTCGCCGTGAGCCAGCAGATCCTCGGCCCTGATATCGCTCTTCAAGTCCCGCCCAATCTGGTACAAGACTTGGCTAGCTTGCTCCAGGCAGGGGTTTCGGACTTGGGGGGGATCGGTCCTGTAGACGTGGTCAACCCTGACTACGACCAGCCAGTGCGCTCCGTTTTGCAAGAGCAGTTGTCCCGAGCGGGGTGGGATCTCCAGATCCGGCTACCCGTTTACCCACATCTGTGGTCTACGGTGAGTCCTCGGGTGCGCACGGTTTTAGAACGGTATACGACGGGCGTACTTAGCCACTTTTGA
- a CDS encoding S41 family peptidase encodes MSSPIPRLFSLVLTALLLLTGCGFSERSAASGTPKTDQLITEVWQIINRDYVDGTFNYQDWTTVRKEYLARSLITTEQTYQAVQEMVATLKDPYTSFLNPKDYSALQTQVSGELLGVGLQIVLTNDTQELTVVSPFEGSPAYRAGLRPRDVITAIDRVSTKGLDLDGAAAKLRGAPGSKVALTIRRNRQQFTVTLARDRIEINPVHSSVKEVGGMSLGYIRLPAFNSNATEEVRQAIKNLEHRKVKGYILDLRYNPGGLFIAGVEIARFWLEPGQTVVSTVNREGVRDAAPSASGGPLTRKPLVLLVNGGSASASEILAGALQDNKRAQLVGNRTFGKGLVQQVYALSDGSGLRVSIARYQTPSGKDIHKIGIEPDLKVDPPADFAPTALATPQDPQFIAAAHLLTRQMAERGAQPVKSG; translated from the coding sequence ATGTCTAGTCCTATCCCGCGCCTATTTAGCCTTGTGCTTACCGCTCTGCTCCTGCTGACTGGCTGTGGCTTTTCCGAACGCAGTGCAGCTTCTGGCACACCCAAAACGGACCAACTCATCACCGAGGTCTGGCAGATCATCAACCGGGATTATGTAGACGGAACCTTCAACTATCAGGATTGGACGACGGTTCGTAAAGAGTACTTAGCCCGGTCTCTTATTACCACCGAACAGACCTATCAAGCGGTTCAGGAGATGGTGGCGACCCTCAAAGACCCCTACACCAGTTTTTTGAACCCCAAGGACTATAGCGCCCTCCAGACACAGGTGAGCGGCGAGTTGTTGGGGGTAGGGCTCCAGATTGTCTTGACCAATGACACCCAAGAACTCACAGTTGTTTCACCTTTTGAAGGCTCGCCAGCGTACCGGGCGGGGCTTAGACCCCGCGATGTCATCACCGCGATTGACCGGGTATCCACGAAGGGCTTGGACCTAGATGGGGCGGCGGCGAAACTGCGCGGGGCTCCCGGAAGTAAAGTCGCGTTGACCATCCGCCGCAACCGCCAACAATTTACGGTCACCCTCGCCCGTGACCGCATTGAGATCAACCCGGTGCACTCATCGGTCAAAGAGGTCGGGGGGATGAGCCTAGGCTATATCCGCCTGCCTGCTTTTAACAGCAACGCCACCGAGGAGGTCCGGCAGGCCATCAAAAATCTGGAACACCGCAAGGTCAAAGGCTACATCCTAGACCTGCGCTACAATCCCGGAGGTCTTTTCATCGCTGGGGTCGAGATTGCCCGCTTCTGGCTGGAGCCCGGTCAAACCGTAGTCTCGACGGTGAACCGTGAGGGTGTGCGCGATGCCGCACCGTCCGCTTCGGGTGGCCCCCTCACCCGCAAACCCCTAGTCCTCTTGGTCAATGGCGGGAGTGCCAGCGCCAGTGAAATCCTGGCTGGAGCCCTCCAGGACAACAAACGCGCTCAATTAGTCGGCAACCGCACCTTTGGCAAGGGCTTGGTCCAACAGGTCTACGCCCTCTCCGATGGCTCCGGGCTACGCGTCTCCATCGCTCGCTACCAGACGCCTTCGGGTAAAGACATTCACAAAATAGGCATCGAACCCGACCTCAAAGTGGACCCACCCGCTGATTTTGCCCCCACAGCCCTTGCTACACCCCAGGACCCCCAGTTCATCGCTGCTGCCCACCTGCTTACCCGGCAGATGGCCGAGCGGGGCGCACAACCGGTCAAAAGTGGCTAA
- a CDS encoding ribbon-helix-helix domain-containing protein, with product MFTAAKTPTTEMEVTSIRLEHDLKEKLKELAKGQGYQALIRDILWDYVRQQKGSSLPGLARADLQASIPSTAEQELRCALTGRVLHAQESILLGLTRTGEIVPLSLESMSPSIIR from the coding sequence ATGTTTACAGCCGCCAAGACCCCGACCACCGAGATGGAAGTCACGAGCATTCGTCTGGAGCATGACCTCAAGGAGAAGCTCAAAGAACTCGCCAAGGGGCAGGGCTATCAAGCGTTGATTCGAGACATCCTCTGGGACTATGTGCGCCAGCAAAAGGGCAGCAGTCTACCGGGGCTTGCCCGCGCTGACCTTCAAGCGAGTATTCCGTCCACCGCTGAGCAGGAGCTACGGTGTGCGCTGACCGGGCGGGTCCTTCATGCTCAAGAATCCATATTGTTGGGATTAACGCGTACTGGAGAGATAGTCCCCCTCAGTTTGGAGAGTATGAGCCCATCTATAATCAGATAG
- a CDS encoding TetR/AcrR family transcriptional regulator: MRQAKTPRPDRQLSLEKAEAILEGGMQEFLAHGYAATSMDRVALAAKVSKATVYSHFQDKESLFTVLIQRLVEKKFGSVFDVADAQILQAPPKVVLQEFANRVLDIGMNEPQFLNFMRLILGESERFPALARTFVRNVEQTAFRNLCQYFANSPHLKLDDPEATARVFIGAIIHFLIVQEILHGKDIMPIERGRIISVLIHLITGEEKL; the protein is encoded by the coding sequence ATGAGACAGGCAAAAACCCCACGTCCCGATAGACAGCTCTCTTTAGAGAAAGCCGAAGCGATTTTAGAAGGTGGAATGCAAGAATTTTTGGCCCATGGTTACGCGGCAACGAGCATGGATCGGGTGGCACTTGCCGCAAAAGTCTCAAAAGCTACTGTCTATAGTCACTTCCAAGACAAAGAAAGCCTGTTTACGGTACTTATTCAACGTCTCGTCGAAAAAAAATTTGGATCTGTGTTTGATGTGGCTGACGCTCAAATTTTGCAAGCCCCACCCAAAGTTGTTCTGCAAGAGTTTGCCAATCGAGTGTTAGATATTGGGATGAATGAGCCTCAATTTCTTAACTTTATGCGGCTCATTTTAGGAGAATCAGAGAGGTTCCCAGCGTTAGCTCGCACTTTTGTCCGCAACGTCGAGCAGACTGCCTTTAGAAATCTCTGTCAATATTTTGCAAATAGTCCGCATCTGAAACTAGATGACCCAGAAGCAACAGCGCGAGTTTTTATTGGTGCAATTATTCATTTTCTGATTGTGCAAGAGATCTTACATGGTAAAGACATTATGCCCATAGAACGGGGTCGCATCATTAGTGTGCTGATCCATTTAATTACGGGTGAGGAAAAACTATAA
- a CDS encoding ABC exporter membrane fusion protein, whose product MQNSPVQASSLVKFYKARWRLAAALALCGVGAVGLWRFYSISSTPPPPVSVSELTIKTVTALGRLAPQGEVIKLSASTSQGNRVERLLVNEGDPVKAGQVIAILDAHDRLVAALAEAQEQVSVAQAKLAVIQAGAKQGEIAAQGAELARLRAERQGNLEVQSVIVARLQAELQNAQTEYNRYQFIYQEGGISTSERDSQRLTLDKTQKSLYEAQTTLEHIRSTSSQELNKAKATLAQISEVRPVDIRSAQAEVNRALATYNHAKASLAEAEVRSSVDGEVLYIHTRPGEVISANGIVEIGQTQQMQAIAEVYQSDVSKVHPGQQARVTSSSISGVLMGTVKYVGSQVRRQTIVNTDPSTNIDARVVEAHVNLDGVSSQKAAKFTNLQVQVVIEQ is encoded by the coding sequence GTGCAGAATTCACCTGTTCAGGCAAGTTCACTTGTAAAATTTTATAAAGCTCGTTGGCGGCTCGCTGCTGCACTTGCATTGTGTGGTGTCGGGGCTGTCGGGCTGTGGCGTTTTTATTCAATCTCCTCTACGCCCCCGCCGCCTGTGAGCGTGAGTGAACTGACCATCAAAACCGTTACTGCACTGGGACGACTGGCACCGCAGGGCGAAGTGATTAAACTTTCGGCTTCTACAAGTCAGGGAAATCGGGTTGAGCGCCTGCTTGTGAACGAGGGTGATCCCGTCAAAGCGGGTCAGGTGATTGCGATTCTGGACGCACATGACCGTCTTGTCGCTGCCCTTGCAGAAGCGCAAGAACAAGTGAGTGTAGCGCAAGCAAAACTAGCCGTGATTCAAGCCGGAGCCAAACAAGGCGAGATCGCAGCTCAAGGCGCTGAACTTGCTCGCCTAAGAGCGGAACGCCAAGGAAATCTTGAGGTGCAATCGGTAATAGTAGCTCGGTTGCAAGCAGAACTGCAAAATGCTCAGACCGAATATAATCGCTATCAATTTATATATCAGGAAGGAGGAATTTCGACTTCTGAACGTGACAGTCAGCGATTAACCCTAGACAAAACCCAAAAGTCTTTATATGAAGCACAGACTACCCTTGAGCACATTCGTTCAACCAGTTCCCAGGAATTAAATAAAGCGAAAGCAACGCTGGCTCAGATTTCTGAAGTGCGTCCTGTGGATATTCGTTCGGCTCAAGCAGAAGTGAATCGTGCGCTTGCGACTTACAATCATGCAAAAGCAAGTTTAGCAGAAGCCGAGGTACGGTCTTCTGTGGATGGTGAAGTGCTCTATATCCACACGCGTCCTGGAGAAGTAATCTCAGCAAATGGTATTGTAGAGATTGGGCAAACGCAGCAGATGCAGGCGATTGCAGAAGTTTATCAAAGCGATGTAAGTAAAGTACATCCTGGACAACAAGCGCGAGTGACAAGTAGTTCGATTTCTGGTGTATTGATGGGAACAGTTAAGTATGTGGGTTCACAGGTCCGCCGCCAAACGATTGTCAACACTGATCCAAGCACTAATATTGATGCCAGAGTGGTTGAGGCTCATGTAAACCTGGATGGCGTTTCCAGCCAAAAAGCCGCAAAGTTTACGAATCTACAAGTCCAGGTGGTGATTGAACAATGA
- the devC gene encoding ABC transporter permease DevC, with amino-acid sequence MIEKMPQLIRQFQHRTPLGWLQLSHEKSRFLVALAGIAFADVLMFMQLGFQSSLYDSNTRVNRAISADIILLSPKALNLQNLSTFSRRRLLQAMDIPGVQRAEALYINSITWRNPQTRLNATVQVLGFDPDQSTFNLLQVNQQLDKIKLPDVILFDRGSRGKYAEVIAQLDQGVYVTTEVERRTLTIAGLFSLGASFGADANVITSDQTFLRLFPRRDAASISLGLIGLKPGCEPQKAVAVLRSHLPQDVRVLTAEEFVQFEENYWRTASPVGFVFGLGTAMAFVVGVVIVYQVLSTDVNAHLREYATFKAMGYHNSYLLSVVFEEAIILALLGFIPGTLLPIGLYALAAQATALPIYMTFARAILVLTLTVVMCMLSGAIATRKLQSADPADMF; translated from the coding sequence ATGATTGAAAAAATGCCTCAGCTAATCCGACAGTTTCAGCATCGCACTCCACTCGGATGGCTACAGCTAAGTCATGAAAAAAGTCGCTTTCTAGTCGCGCTGGCAGGAATTGCATTTGCGGACGTACTGATGTTCATGCAGCTTGGTTTTCAGAGTTCATTATATGACAGTAATACCCGTGTCAACCGTGCTATATCAGCAGATATTATTTTACTCAGTCCTAAGGCTCTTAACCTACAAAATCTGTCTACATTTTCCCGTAGGCGGCTCCTGCAAGCCATGGATATTCCAGGAGTACAGAGAGCAGAAGCGCTATATATCAATAGCATTACATGGAGAAACCCTCAAACTCGCCTCAATGCAACAGTACAAGTTTTGGGATTTGATCCTGATCAATCCACGTTCAACTTACTACAAGTTAACCAACAACTTGACAAAATAAAGTTGCCCGATGTGATTCTTTTTGATCGTGGTTCTAGAGGTAAATATGCAGAAGTCATAGCCCAATTGGATCAAGGAGTATATGTAACTACTGAAGTTGAGCGACGCACCCTGACGATAGCAGGACTGTTTAGCTTAGGTGCTTCCTTTGGTGCAGATGCCAACGTGATAACAAGTGACCAAACCTTTCTGCGCTTATTTCCTCGGCGAGATGCCGCTAGTATTAGTCTCGGACTCATTGGCCTAAAACCGGGTTGTGAGCCACAGAAGGCTGTTGCTGTCTTAAGGTCTCATCTACCGCAAGATGTTCGTGTACTGACTGCTGAGGAGTTTGTACAGTTTGAGGAAAACTATTGGCGAACTGCAAGCCCAGTCGGATTCGTTTTTGGTTTGGGGACAGCAATGGCTTTTGTGGTTGGCGTTGTAATTGTCTATCAAGTTCTATCCACTGATGTCAATGCTCATCTCAGAGAATACGCAACCTTCAAGGCAATGGGCTACCACAATTCCTATTTGTTGAGTGTGGTTTTTGAAGAAGCAATTATTCTGGCATTACTAGGATTCATTCCTGGTACTCTGTTACCGATTGGACTGTATGCCTTAGCCGCTCAAGCAACGGCTCTACCGATTTATATGACATTCGCAAGAGCTATACTGGTATTAACACTAACAGTTGTGATGTGTATGCTTTCTGGTGCAATTGCTACACGAAAATTACAATCTGCTGATCCAGCTGACATGTTTTAG
- a CDS encoding DevA family ABC transporter ATP-binding protein: MTLAISIHDLNHYFGQGQLQKQVLFDINLEINKGEIVIMTGPSGSGKTTLLTLAGGLRSAQSGSLQVLGQELCSATAQHLTEARRHHGYIFQAHNLHSSLTALQNVRMGLELHPKLSTTEMQTRSAEMLEQVGLGNRLNYYPDDLSGGQKQRVAIARALVSHPQLVLADEPTAALDSKSGRDVVNLMQTLAKEQGCTILLVTHDNRILDVADRIVNMEDGRLVNVGSTSRGDAGITSLTG, from the coding sequence ATGACGCTTGCAATTTCCATTCATGACCTCAATCATTATTTTGGTCAAGGACAGTTACAGAAACAAGTTTTGTTTGATATCAACCTCGAAATTAACAAGGGCGAAATTGTCATTATGACTGGGCCTTCTGGCTCTGGAAAGACAACCTTGCTGACCTTAGCGGGCGGATTGCGATCTGCTCAATCTGGCAGTTTACAGGTGTTGGGTCAAGAACTTTGTTCGGCAACCGCACAACACTTGACTGAAGCGCGTCGTCATCATGGCTATATTTTTCAAGCTCATAATCTACATAGCAGCCTGACTGCCCTACAAAATGTGAGAATGGGACTGGAGCTTCATCCCAAGCTTTCAACTACAGAAATGCAAACTCGCTCTGCTGAGATGTTAGAACAAGTTGGACTGGGTAATCGCTTAAATTACTATCCTGACGATTTATCAGGTGGACAAAAACAACGGGTTGCAATCGCACGAGCCTTAGTCAGCCATCCGCAACTCGTCCTTGCAGATGAACCGACGGCTGCTTTGGATAGTAAGTCTGGTCGAGATGTGGTCAATCTAATGCAAACCTTAGCCAAAGAGCAAGGCTGCACTATTTTATTGGTTACTCACGATAATCGAATTTTGGATGTTGCTGATCGGATTGTGAACATGGAGGATGGACGGCTCGTTAACGTGGGTTCGACCTCAAGGGGTGACGCTGGTATAACAAGCCTGACGGGTTGA
- a CDS encoding DUF6717 family protein, with translation MPNAMMVIFPYQYEQTWVFDDAAAGLKREPFVLGIPEMIDLLVEDIPQAEKGFRLLFSAAPFPGYQVELTCVQEEYGGYWYTWEGKDMQGWLCPVLFKYFAVAPEKIFGKAEKLA, from the coding sequence ATGCCGAATGCCATGATGGTGATCTTCCCCTATCAATACGAACAGACCTGGGTCTTTGATGATGCAGCGGCTGGGTTGAAGCGGGAACCTTTTGTCTTGGGCATCCCCGAGATGATTGATTTGTTGGTTGAAGATATTCCTCAGGCAGAAAAAGGGTTTCGGCTACTCTTCTCGGCAGCACCTTTTCCGGGCTATCAGGTGGAACTCACCTGTGTACAAGAAGAGTACGGCGGCTATTGGTATACCTGGGAAGGGAAGGATATGCAAGGGTGGCTCTGTCCGGTGCTATTCAAGTACTTCGCCGTAGCCCCCGAGAAAATCTTTGGTAAGGCAGAGAAACTCGCTTGA